The Ornithinimicrobium sufpigmenti genome includes the window TCTGCACGTTGTCCTCTGCGGGCGTGTCCAGGACGGTGCCGTCCTCGGGCTGGCTGGTGCTCGTGCTCATCGCTGTGGTTGCTCCTTGGTCGCGAATCATCAGCGCTTCTTGGCGCGCTTCTTGCTCTTGGGCTGGACCCGTTGCCCGCTGGCCTTCACCTTGGCGGCCTCCTCGGCCTCGGCGGCCTGGCGGTCGGCCATGAAGTTCGGGTTCTTCAGCTGGATACCGGTAGCGGCCTTGCCCTTACGGGCCATCCGCTCCTGGTACTTCTTCTCCGCCGGCGTGTTCGGTGCCGGCATGTTGCGGATGACCATGAACTGCTGACCCATCGTCCACAGGTTGCTCACCGTCCAGTAGACGAGCAGGGCGATCGGGAAGTTCACCCCGGTGACGGCGAAGACGATCGGCAGCGCATAGATCATGATCTGCTGCTGCCGGGCCATCGGGCTGTTCAGCGCCTCGGGCGACATGTTCTGACGCATCAGCTGGTGGCTGGTGATGAACTGCGTCACCGACATGACGATGATCAGCACCACCGCCAGGATCTTCGCCGACAGGTCCTGGTGGTGCAGGAAGGTCGCGGTCAGCTCGGCGCCGAAGATCGTGGAGGTGGCCATGTGCGTGGCCAGCTCGGTGCTGAACAGGCCCATCGGCTCCCGCTCGCCGGCCGCCACCGCCGCGGCCGTGTTGAGCAGGCGGAAGAGCGCGAAGAAGAACGGCATCTGGACCAGGATCGGCAGACACATGCCGAACGGATTGGCCCCGGCCTCGCGGTAGAGGCCGAACATCTCCTGCTGCAGCTTCTGCTGGCTGGCCTGATCCTTCTTGCCCTTGTACTTGGCCTGGATCTTCATCAGCTCCGGCTGCACGATCTGCAGCCGGCGCTGGCTCTTGATCTGCCGCAGCATCAGCGGCGTCAGCATCGCCCGCAGGGTCAGCACCAGGCCGATGATCGCCAGCACCCAGGTCCAGCCACTGTCGACCGACATGCCCATCCGGACGAAGAGCCACTCGAAGCCGACCAGGATGGCCGAGTTGAACCAGATGAACGGGAACAGGAGGGTGTCGAAAAAGCCCATGTGGTCCTCAGTGCTCATGGTGAGCAGGGCTCACCGGGGTGATGTGGGTATGTGGTGTCCCGACGACCGGGTGCGGAGCGGCCGCGCTGTCACGGGCGGCGGCCTCTCCACGGGGCGGGGGGACATGGTCCACGCCCCCCGCGGACCAAGGATTGCAGCGCAGCACCCGCCAGACGGTCAGCGCCGTGCCACGGAGCAGACCATGACGCTCCAGCGCGGTCACGCCATACGCCGAGCAGGAGGGGTAGTAGCCGCACACCGGGCCGAACA containing:
- the yidD gene encoding membrane protein insertion efficiency factor YidD; the encoded protein is MRSKPLRWQTDHLRDVHRGGVSPGERRSVLTVPLVLLIRLYQRTLSVLFGPVCGYYPSCSAYGVTALERHGLLRGTALTVWRVLRCNPWSAGGVDHVPPPRGEAAARDSAAAPHPVVGTPHTHITPVSPAHHEH
- the yidC gene encoding membrane protein insertase YidC, which produces MSTEDHMGFFDTLLFPFIWFNSAILVGFEWLFVRMGMSVDSGWTWVLAIIGLVLTLRAMLTPLMLRQIKSQRRLQIVQPELMKIQAKYKGKKDQASQQKLQQEMFGLYREAGANPFGMCLPILVQMPFFFALFRLLNTAAAVAAGEREPMGLFSTELATHMATSTIFGAELTATFLHHQDLSAKILAVVLIIVMSVTQFITSHQLMRQNMSPEALNSPMARQQQIMIYALPIVFAVTGVNFPIALLVYWTVSNLWTMGQQFMVIRNMPAPNTPAEKKYQERMARKGKAATGIQLKNPNFMADRQAAEAEEAAKVKASGQRVQPKSKKRAKKR